The genomic stretch GCTGGGCACGGCCTTCGCCGTGACCGAGGAATGCGATGCGCATCCGGCCTTCAAGCAAGTGCTGGCCACCGCGCGGCCCGAAACCCTGCGCGAATTCACCAGCGTCGCCGGCCTGCCCGCGCGCGCGGTGCTGACGCCATGGCTGCAGCGCTACCTGTCTAGCGAAGCGCGCCTGCAGCGCCGCGCGCGCGTGCGCGAATGCCTGGAAGGATTCGATTGCCTGCAGGCCTGCGGCCTGCGCGACGGCATCGCGCGCATCGGCCAGTTCTGCATCGACCTGAAGCTGGCGCAGGCCGTACGCGGCGACGTGGAACGCGGCCTGTTCTTCCGCGGCCGCGGCGCGCTGCCGTTCGGCGAGGCCATCCGGCCGGTGGCGGAGCTGATGCATTACCTGTTGACCGGGGAGAAGCCCGCCGGGCTGGCGGCCACCTGACCGCAGCATCCCCATCACTAACGCCGCCGAAACAAGGCTCCCCTCGCCCGCTTGCGGGAGAGGGGTGGGGGAGAGGGCCAGAGCGTCTACGAAGTCGGCCGCGTCGGTATGCCTGCGCCTGCCCTCTCCCCCGGCCCCTCTCCCGCAGGCGGGGAGCCAACCAGCGGGACGTCAATGCCAACAGCAACACGCGGCGGCAACCCACCACACCTGCGCATCTGCCGCATGCAGCGCAGCGCCGCCAGCAATTGCCACCCCAGCCACGCATTGGCCCCCGCCAGCAGCAGCCCGCCGACGCGCGCCAGCAGCGCCGGCGCCAAGGGCAGCGCCAGCAGCACCGCATAAGCCGACAGCAACAGCCACGCCTGCCCGCGCTGCCGGCCCGGCGCGATGATCGCCTGCATCGACGGCACGCGCGCCCTGGGCGGCAGCAGCCGGCGCAGGTGCAGCCACACCAGGAATGGCACGATCTTGCCCAGCATCGCCGTGACCGGCAGCACGCCCACGCCGACCAGCGCCATCGTGCCGGCCCACCACGCCAGCGGCAGCGCCGCAGCAGGCAGCACCACCGCCGCGGCACCCAGCACCGCCGCGCCCAGCATGCTGGCGCATGCGACCGGCCACAACGGCCATAGCGGATCGTGGCGCCGCCGCGCGCGCACCGTGCCGGCGAGCCCGCATATCCCCAGCACCGCCACGAACGACAGCCACACCACCAGCGCAGCCTGTGCCAGCACCGGTTCCCCTGGCCACAGCACCAGCGCGGCGCTGAACACCGCCAGCGGCGCCCAATGCCCCAGCGGCAGCCAGCGCGCCAGCGCCGCCGGCAAGCGCGGCGTCTGCCAGAACATCGGCAGCACCGTGGCGGCGACCCCGCTGACCAGCGCCGCCAGCCAGCCACCCAGCGCCCATGCCATATGCAGGCCAAGCGCCTGCGCCACCGGCACGCCCCACAGCCCGCCGAAGGTGCCCGCCAGCGCGATGCCGGCGACCACCGCCACCATCAGCGGCGCGCCGATGCCGGCCAGCGTGCGCGTGGTGGCGTCCCGTGCGGCCACGCGCCGGCCCGCGGCCAGCAGCATCGCTCCCACCAGCAGCAGCACCGCGCCAAGCGCAGCCGCAACCCGCATCGCTACCGGCTCGCCGCCCAGCAAGCCGAAACCGAGCGCAGCCGCCAGCGCCGCGCCGGTCGCGGCCATCAACGGCGCCAGCCGCCCGGCAGCGGGAACGTCCACGCGCGCCACCACCGGCATCATCTGGAACAGCGCGCCGACCATCACCGGCAGCAGCATGCCCAGCGCCAGCGCATGCACCGCCGCCAGCGCCAGCGGCGCGAACCGGTCGGGCAGGCCCGCCGCAGGCCCCGCTGCCAGCAGCAGCCCCGCGGCCGCGCCCAGCCACGGCGCCGGCATCAGGCAACCGAACACCAGCGCAGGCCGTGGCGCGCGCGCGTAGTCGAGATCCGCGCCTTTCATGCGCGCCCCGCGGCGTGACGGAGGTGACGCATTCGTGCGTCCTTTGAAGTGGATACGGCCATCGCTCCTTCTCGCCAGTCGTGACAAAAGGCCCGATGCTAGGCCGCCGCGCCGCGCAGGGATTTGACGCGGGCCAATCCGGCCGGCATGAAATATCACGATGTGATGGAAACCGCCCTGGCGCCACACGCCATGCCCACGATGCGCCGCCGCCCGCACATACGCGCGCCAAAGCCGGGTTTCCTTGATCTTGCGCAGGTAGCCCAGCCATTCGCGCGGGGACAATCGCTTCCGACTCCTGCGTAATCCTGTTGCCCTGGCCGTCGGCCCACTGCCCGGCACCCTCGACAGGCCCGCGACAGGTTCCCCCTGGTAGCCCCCGATACCGCCATGTCAGATACCGACCCTGCTGCCGCCCCTGCCCCGGCGGCATCCGCGTTGCCCGCGCTGCGGCACCGCCTTTCCACGCGCATCATCTCGCTGTCGCTGGCCGTGCTGCTGGTGGTGCTGGGCATGATCTCCGGCACGCTTTGGCTGTCGTGGAAGCTGGAAGGCGCCGGCGCCGCCATCAACGATGCCGGCAGCCTGCGCATGCGCGCCAACCGCGTGGCGATCGAGCTGGCGCTGGCGCACGTGGGCCGCGCCAATGACCTGGCGGCGCAGGCGCAGGCGCTGGACACCACGCTGGCGCTGCTGAAGAAGGGCGATGCGGCGCGGCCGCTGTTCCTGCCGGACGAACCCGCCATCCACGCGCAGATGACCCGCGTGACCCATGACTGGCAACAGCGGCTGCGACCGCTGGCGGTGGCCGGCGCATCGCCTGCCGCGTACATTGCCGCGCTGCCGGGTTTTGTCGCCCAGGCCGACCGCCTGGTCGGCATGATCGAACACGACAGTGCGCGCAAGACCGACCTTCTGCGCCTGTCGCAAACCGCGCTGGCGCTGATGGCCTGTATCGGCACGGTTGCCGTGATCTACCTGCTCTACCTGTGGATCATCCTGCCGGTGCTGCGGCTGCAGGACGGTTTGCGGCGCATGGCCGCGCGCGAGTTCTCGCTGCGCCTGCCGGTGGAAAGCCGCGACGAGTTCGGCACGCTCAGCGAGGGCTTCAACCGCATGGCGGGCGAGCTGCAGGGCCTGTACCACGATCTTGAAGCGCGCGTGGCGCAGAAGACCGCCGAGCTGGAGCGCCACAACCGCGACCTGGAAACGCTGTACGAGATGGCCGCCTTCCTGAACCAGGCCCCCGATGCCGAAGCCATGGCGCAGGGCTTCCTGGCGCGCGTCATGCGCCAGTTCGACGCGGATGGCGGCAGCGTGCGCGTGCTCGACAGCCGCCACGGCCGCATGCACCTGCTGGCCGCCGCGGGCCTGCCCGCGGCGCTGGCCGAGGCCGATTCCTGCGCCTCGGCCAACGGCTGCCATTGCGGCGATGCCACGCGCGAGGCCGTGATCGCCATCGTCGACCTGCGCGAGGCGGCACGTGCCGGCGCGGCCGACGAAACCCCGTGCGGCCGCGACGGCTTCCAGTCGCTGGCGGCGTTCCGCATCGAAAGCCAGCGCGGCGCCACCGGCATGTTCGCGCTGCACTTCCGCGCGCCGCGCAAGCTGCCGCCGTCGGACCGGCAGCTGCTGCAGACGCTGGCGCAGCACCTGGGCACCGCGCTGGAACACCTGCGCCTGTCCGCCACCGCGCGCCAGCTGGCGGTGGTGGAAGAGCGCAACCTGGTCGCGCAAGGGCTGCACGACAGCATCGCCCAGGGGCTGAACTACCTGAACCTGCAGGTGCAGCTGCTCGACGACGCGGTTGCGCGCGACGACCTGGCCGAGACCCGCGAACTGGTGCCGATGCTGCGCCATGGCTTGGAAGAAAGCTACCAGGACGTGCGCGAGCTGCTCAACAACTTCCGCTCGCGGCTGGGCACCGGCGAATTGCGCCCCGCAGTGGAAGAGACCGTCGAGCGCTTTCGCCGGCAATGCCGCACCGAGGCCGCGCTGGCGATCGACGAACGCGGCGGCGCCTGGCCGCTGTCGCCCGAGCAGCAGCTGCAGGTGCTGTTCATCCTGCAGGAGGCGCTGTCCAACGTGCGCAAGCACGCCATGGCGGCGCACGTCGCGGTGGCGCTCAGCC from Cupriavidus nantongensis encodes the following:
- a CDS encoding type IV pili methyl-accepting chemotaxis transducer N-terminal domain-containing protein produces the protein MSDTDPAAAPAPAASALPALRHRLSTRIISLSLAVLLVVLGMISGTLWLSWKLEGAGAAINDAGSLRMRANRVAIELALAHVGRANDLAAQAQALDTTLALLKKGDAARPLFLPDEPAIHAQMTRVTHDWQQRLRPLAVAGASPAAYIAALPGFVAQADRLVGMIEHDSARKTDLLRLSQTALALMACIGTVAVIYLLYLWIILPVLRLQDGLRRMAAREFSLRLPVESRDEFGTLSEGFNRMAGELQGLYHDLEARVAQKTAELERHNRDLETLYEMAAFLNQAPDAEAMAQGFLARVMRQFDADGGSVRVLDSRHGRMHLLAAAGLPAALAEADSCASANGCHCGDATREAVIAIVDLREAARAGAADETPCGRDGFQSLAAFRIESQRGATGMFALHFRAPRKLPPSDRQLLQTLAQHLGTALEHLRLSATARQLAVVEERNLVAQGLHDSIAQGLNYLNLQVQLLDDAVARDDLAETRELVPMLRHGLEESYQDVRELLNNFRSRLGTGELRPAVEETVERFRRQCRTEAALAIDERGGAWPLSPEQQLQVLFILQEALSNVRKHAMAAHVAVALSHGRDFRLVVQDDGEGFDPDELATRADAHIGLSIMRERAARLGAQLHVQASPGSGVRIELVLPAGSHGAARRDRSANPITSLTLPSETQP